From Candidatus Acidiferrales bacterium:
GAACGTGATGACGCGCTTCCGCGCCTCTTTGACCTGAGTGCGGATGCGGAGAAGGTCATCGTAGCGGGCGGGCGCTTGGTAGCGGCAAGTGGCCTCGGCGACGACAATGTAGGCGTCGTCCTTGAGCTCCATATCGCGATAGACAACTCCGCATCGCCGGCAATATTCCGTCCGTCCAATCTCAAACCAGACGAAAAAATTCGCGTAGTAAGCTACGCCCATCTGGTCGGTTTCGGCATAGCGGACGCGGATTTTGGTTTCGACGGTGCGAGTCATCCTTGGCATTGCCTATTGAGGGTGAGATGACGGATGAATCGAGAACCGGGAACGGCAGAAAGGCGATTCACCCCTCACTCTTCCTCATTCACCCGCCATTACGGCGCCTCGGCCGGCACAAAGTACACATCCGTGGGCTTGAACTGAGAAAGCCGGCGAAAGCGCGCTCGGATCGCCATTCCCACCTTGATGTCATCCTGCTTGCAGCCGATCAACCGCGCCAGGAAAAGCGTGTCCACACCATCGAATTCCACCAGCACCAGGTTGAAGGGAGTTTCCTTGAGAAACTCTTCCGACCCGAAATAGCAGGTAGTCCAGGTGTGCACCCGGCCTTCGAGAGGCAATTCGAACCATTCCGTCTTGGCGCCGCACTCCATGCAGGAGCCTCGCGGCGTGGCGAACTTGTGGTCGCATTTGGTGCAGCGGCTTCCCAGGAGCTTTCCCCGAGAGAGGCCGATGAAGAAGGGCGAGTCCTCGGCGTAGCTATGGATGTAGTCGATCTCGTAGTGGTACTTGATGATGAGCGGGTCAAAATTGAAGACGGTAGTGCCGGTATCCACCTCCGGCAACCTTACTTTGTCGTAGCGGGGTTTCAAGTCGGCGGTCGCGTTCGGGGAATGGGGCTTGGGAGCGGTCGCTTGTTTTCTTTTGCTCTGGCGGGTCTTTGCGCTCGATTTGGCAGCCATGTCCCTCCTCCTTAAAATGTCCGCTCAAGGATGCTGACGGTGACGTAGGTTCCGGTGCCGGCGTGGCTGTGTATGGCGCCGCGCAAGCGTCGCCGGCCCTTGCCTTTCTTTTGCGTCACCTGGATCCGGCCGTCGCCCCGGTTGTGCTTGGCTATGGTTCCTTGCAGTTGCCAGAAAGCGAAGGCCGCCTGCATCAGCCCGGTGGCGCCGACGGGATGGCCGCAAGCGATCAGGCCGCCGCTCGGGTTGACCGGGATCGAGCCGGTCAGCTCCGGCTCGCCTGAATCAATGAACTTGCCGCCGTCGCCGTACTTGCAGAGCCCCATATCCTCATAGGTCTGGATTTCGCTCGAGGTGTAGGCGTCGTGCAGCTCGACGAAGTCCAGGTCTTCGCGCGGATCTTCAATGCCGGCTTTTTCGTAGGCCATCTTGCAGGCCATCCGTCCCGCGCGGAAGCTGTGGACGCCCGGATACTTGAGATTCTTGTACCAGCTCGGATCTTCATGCTTCAACGGGATGACCTTGCCGTGCG
This genomic window contains:
- a CDS encoding Zn-ribbon domain-containing OB-fold protein — translated: MAAKSSAKTRQSKRKQATAPKPHSPNATADLKPRYDKVRLPEVDTGTTVFNFDPLIIKYHYEIDYIHSYAEDSPFFIGLSRGKLLGSRCTKCDHKFATPRGSCMECGAKTEWFELPLEGRVHTWTTCYFGSEEFLKETPFNLVLVEFDGVDTLFLARLIGCKQDDIKVGMAIRARFRRLSQFKPTDVYFVPAEAP
- a CDS encoding thioesterase family protein: MTRTVETKIRVRYAETDQMGVAYYANFFVWFEIGRTEYCRRCGVVYRDMELKDDAYIVVAEATCRYQAPARYDDLLRIRTQVKEARKRVITFAYEVYNDATGQLLATGATTHVITGRDGRPKTLPKKYHKVFLTG